The following are encoded together in the Acinetobacter radioresistens DSM 6976 = NBRC 102413 = CIP 103788 genome:
- a CDS encoding TetR family transcriptional regulator, which produces MSIRDERKQQSRQALLDAALRLSTSGRSFSSISLREVAREVGLVPTAFYRHFQDMDHLGQELLDQVALHLKTVLHQLGLAYLSQLGSKSQNTLQLFFQAVDQNPEPWIFMISERWGGSKVVRQAIGREIEFLIDDLVNDLRRIESLKHIQDENDLKVLSTILTNLSFTWAMTWISLSRQHSGLALKEQQEQFMQQAATELRFMFRGVSNWT; this is translated from the coding sequence ATGTCGATACGTGATGAACGAAAGCAGCAGAGTCGTCAGGCCTTACTGGATGCGGCATTGCGCCTGAGTACTTCTGGTCGTTCATTTAGCAGTATCAGCCTGCGTGAAGTTGCACGTGAGGTTGGTTTAGTGCCAACTGCCTTCTATCGGCATTTTCAGGATATGGACCATTTAGGTCAGGAACTGCTTGATCAGGTCGCGCTGCATTTAAAAACAGTGTTACATCAGCTGGGTCTGGCTTATCTGTCACAGCTCGGCAGTAAATCACAGAATACCTTACAACTCTTTTTTCAGGCAGTTGACCAGAATCCTGAACCCTGGATTTTTATGATTTCTGAACGTTGGGGCGGTTCCAAGGTCGTTCGCCAGGCGATTGGCCGTGAAATTGAATTTCTAATTGATGATCTGGTCAATGACCTGCGCCGGATTGAAAGCCTCAAGCATATTCAGGATGAAAATGACCTTAAGGTACTTTCTACTATTCTTACCAATCTCTCTTTTACCTGGGCCATGACCTGGATCAGTCTGTCACGCCAGCATAGTGGACTGGCCTTGAAGGAACAGCAGGAGCAATTTATGCAGCAGGCTGCGACCGAATTACGATTTATGTTCCGTGGCGTATCTAACTGGACATAG
- a CDS encoding flavin reductase family protein — MTAQMQYKPQWIREDFVDFLLEKVDPMLALKRIKAQVISVYPLAADMYRIKLRPSHRFNTQQYRAGQSVLVTVVVEGVRLQRSYSIIAIDAGTLILGVKVQGRVSRAMSQLKKGEVIEISQPQGEFCLHAGQEPALLIASGSGITAIYALLQQAMTQKVRQIDLLYFSRDTVLHNEIQQLAEAYPQLNYHFINTTQQKQHLDLALLKAIVPHFAHTHSYACGTPGMMQAVQYIYHGAQAEGWLHQEYFQPVMDETLEAQPVRFIRSQQVFEAKGNLLDSAEQAGLRPAHGCRMGICNTCTCTKVSGSTRNLLTGEIDHGNNVQIKLCISQAVSPLEINL, encoded by the coding sequence ATGACCGCACAAATGCAATACAAGCCACAATGGATACGTGAAGATTTTGTAGACTTTCTTCTGGAAAAGGTTGACCCGATGTTGGCCTTAAAACGGATCAAGGCACAAGTCATTAGTGTCTATCCTCTGGCAGCCGACATGTACCGGATTAAACTGAGACCCAGCCACCGGTTTAATACACAACAGTATCGTGCCGGGCAGTCGGTTCTGGTCACAGTTGTAGTAGAAGGTGTACGTTTACAGCGTAGTTATTCGATTATCGCTATAGATGCTGGTACGCTGATATTAGGGGTTAAGGTGCAGGGCCGGGTTTCCCGGGCCATGTCACAGCTGAAAAAAGGCGAGGTAATTGAAATATCGCAGCCACAGGGGGAGTTCTGTCTGCATGCTGGTCAGGAGCCTGCTTTACTGATTGCTTCCGGAAGCGGAATTACAGCTATTTATGCTCTGTTACAGCAAGCCATGACACAAAAGGTTAGACAGATCGATCTGCTGTATTTTAGCCGTGATACTGTCCTGCATAATGAAATCCAGCAATTAGCAGAGGCCTATCCGCAGCTCAACTATCATTTTATCAATACTACCCAGCAGAAACAGCATCTGGACCTGGCTTTACTCAAGGCTATTGTGCCACATTTTGCCCATACTCACAGCTATGCCTGTGGTACGCCAGGCATGATGCAGGCGGTACAGTATATTTATCATGGGGCACAGGCAGAGGGCTGGTTACATCAGGAGTATTTCCAGCCAGTCATGGATGAGACCCTAGAAGCCCAGCCAGTCAGGTTCATACGTTCACAGCAGGTATTTGAGGCCAAAGGTAATCTGCTGGACAGTGCAGAACAGGCCGGTTTAAGACCTGCGCACGGTTGCCGTATGGGAATCTGTAATACCTGCACCTGTACCAAGGTCAGTGGCTCAACCAGAAATCTGCTGACCGGTGAAATTGACCATGGTAACAACGTTCAGATCAAGCTTTGTATCAGTCAGGCAGTCAGTCCGCTTGAGATTAATCTCTAG
- a CDS encoding fatty acid desaturase family protein, with translation MNMSIQYPLNSKSRHLTPEEIQQFGAKLDAIRREVMDSLGEKDAAYIYKIRNFVRYSEIASRGMLMFAGWIPPVWLAGTTLLGISKIVENMELGHNVMHGQFDWLNDPSLNGANYDWDTISTGDDWKYTHNYVHHTYTNIVGKDHDVGYGLLRVSESQKWEPRFLFNIPLAIQLMVFFEWYVGVQNLHLEDVLVYKTKTWKQVWQDAAKLRLKVRRQVLKDYIFFPLIAGPNALPVFAGNAVANIIRSLWASAVIFNGHFTEDAETFEPDNTESESRTEWYLRQIRGSSNFSGTEGLHILSGNLSHQIEHHLFPDMPANRYAEVAPKIKALCAEYGIHYNEASFMQQFASVWVRLAKCSLPEGSLQKVKAGRWKEAFTLLKNRFSNEHNL, from the coding sequence ATGAACATGTCCATACAGTATCCACTAAATTCTAAATCCCGCCATTTAACACCTGAAGAAATCCAGCAGTTTGGTGCAAAATTAGATGCAATCCGCCGTGAAGTTATGGATAGTCTTGGCGAAAAGGATGCAGCGTATATCTATAAAATCCGCAACTTCGTCCGTTATAGTGAAATTGCTTCACGTGGCATGCTGATGTTTGCCGGCTGGATCCCACCAGTCTGGCTGGCTGGAACCACCTTGCTGGGTATTTCTAAAATTGTTGAAAATATGGAACTGGGTCATAACGTGATGCATGGCCAGTTTGACTGGCTGAATGACCCGAGCCTGAATGGGGCAAATTATGACTGGGACACTATCTCGACGGGAGATGACTGGAAATATACCCATAATTATGTGCACCATACCTATACCAATATTGTCGGTAAGGATCATGATGTCGGTTATGGATTGCTTCGGGTCAGTGAATCACAGAAATGGGAGCCGCGCTTTCTATTTAATATTCCACTGGCAATCCAGCTTATGGTGTTTTTTGAGTGGTATGTGGGTGTACAGAACCTGCATCTGGAAGATGTACTGGTCTATAAAACCAAAACATGGAAACAGGTCTGGCAAGATGCAGCAAAACTGCGCCTGAAAGTCCGCCGTCAAGTACTTAAAGACTATATCTTCTTTCCATTAATCGCCGGACCGAACGCCTTACCAGTTTTTGCCGGAAATGCGGTGGCCAATATAATTCGGAGCCTGTGGGCCTCCGCGGTAATTTTTAACGGCCATTTTACTGAAGATGCCGAAACCTTCGAGCCAGACAATACTGAAAGTGAAAGCCGAACAGAGTGGTATTTACGCCAGATTCGTGGTTCAAGTAATTTCAGTGGCACGGAAGGGCTGCATATTCTGAGCGGTAACCTGAGTCACCAGATTGAACACCACCTGTTTCCGGATATGCCGGCTAACCGCTATGCCGAAGTGGCGCCGAAAATTAAGGCTCTGTGTGCAGAATATGGCATTCACTATAATGAAGCGAGTTTTATGCAGCAGTTTGCGAGCGTATGGGTCCGGCTGGCGAAATGCTCTTTACCGGAAGGTAGTCTGCAAAAGGTCAAGGCAGGCCGCTGGAAGGAAGCATTTACCTTACTGAAGAACCGCTTTTCGAATGAGCACAATTTGTAG
- the rph gene encoding ribonuclease PH has protein sequence MRIDQRALNQLRDVKITRNYTRYAEGSVLVEFGHTKVLCTASIDNSVPRFLKGQGQGWVTAEYGMLPRSTHTRSDREAARGKQSGRTQEIQRLIGRSLRAMVDLKKLGENTITIDCDVIQADGGTRTAAITGAAVALVDAMNVLLERKKIKHDPLKGLVAAISVGMYQDEVLLDLCYEEDSNCQTDLNVVMTQAGEFIEIQGTAEDKPFTRAQCNAMLELAEQGISELIKKQQEALGW, from the coding sequence ATGCGTATTGACCAGCGTGCCCTAAACCAATTACGTGATGTCAAAATCACCCGCAACTACACACGTTATGCCGAAGGCTCAGTATTGGTTGAGTTTGGTCATACCAAAGTATTGTGTACAGCCAGTATCGATAATTCTGTACCTCGCTTTTTAAAAGGTCAGGGTCAGGGCTGGGTAACTGCTGAATACGGCATGTTACCGCGCTCTACCCATACTCGCAGTGACCGTGAAGCGGCACGCGGCAAGCAGAGTGGCCGTACCCAGGAAATCCAGCGCCTGATTGGCCGTAGCCTGCGTGCAATGGTCGATCTGAAAAAACTGGGTGAAAATACTATTACTATCGACTGTGACGTGATCCAGGCTGATGGCGGTACGCGTACAGCAGCCATTACTGGAGCAGCTGTTGCACTGGTAGATGCCATGAATGTGTTGCTCGAGCGCAAAAAAATCAAACATGATCCCTTAAAAGGGCTAGTTGCGGCTATTTCTGTCGGCATGTATCAGGATGAGGTGTTACTGGACCTGTGTTATGAAGAAGATTCAAACTGCCAGACTGACCTGAATGTGGTAATGACTCAGGCAGGTGAATTTATTGAGATTCAGGGGACTGCAGAAGATAAGCCATTTACCCGTGCCCAATGCAATGCCATGCTGGAGCTGGCAGAACAGGGAATTAGCGAGCTGATCAAGAAACAGCAGGAAGCGCTGGGCTGGTAA